A DNA window from Flavobacterium sp. contains the following coding sequences:
- a CDS encoding D-alanine--D-alanine ligase, which translates to MKLFFHKVTNCEYWPFQVLYFPIYFLWAYYAVKARSVFFFNASNPKIKNGGFMMESKKQIYDLLPKKHYPKTILIHENSDFKEILNLLEENEIDFPLIAKPDIGLRGSGVKKIKSVSELADYASKANFDFLLQDLIPFEKEVGIFYVRRPLQKNGKITGIVSKEFLIVTGDGKSTIEDLIKQNPRFELQMDALKAEYGKQLQQILSQDETMNLVPFGNHARGAKFLDGSHWITPELTEAINKVAVQIPEFYFGRFDIMYNTFEELERGENFQIVELNGAASEPTHIYDPKHSVWFAWKELARHITYMYEISVENHKMGVPYLDHKVGMHQYRLHVAQNNKIMNF; encoded by the coding sequence ATGAAGTTATTTTTTCATAAAGTTACCAATTGTGAATACTGGCCGTTTCAGGTTTTATATTTTCCTATTTATTTTCTTTGGGCCTATTACGCTGTAAAAGCCAGATCTGTTTTTTTCTTTAATGCTTCTAATCCCAAAATTAAAAATGGCGGATTTATGATGGAAAGTAAAAAACAGATTTACGATTTGCTGCCCAAAAAACATTACCCGAAAACCATTTTGATTCACGAGAATTCTGATTTTAAAGAGATTCTAAATTTATTGGAGGAAAATGAAATTGATTTTCCGTTAATCGCAAAACCCGACATTGGACTGCGGGGTTCTGGTGTAAAAAAAATCAAATCTGTTTCTGAGCTGGCTGATTATGCAAGCAAAGCAAACTTTGATTTTTTATTGCAGGATCTAATTCCGTTTGAAAAAGAAGTAGGCATCTTTTATGTACGTCGTCCGCTTCAAAAAAACGGAAAAATTACCGGAATTGTTTCTAAAGAATTTTTGATTGTAACGGGAGACGGAAAATCTACCATTGAAGATTTAATTAAGCAGAATCCGAGATTTGAACTGCAAATGGATGCTTTAAAAGCAGAATATGGAAAACAGCTGCAGCAAATTTTATCGCAGGATGAAACTATGAATTTGGTTCCGTTTGGCAATCACGCACGCGGAGCAAAATTTCTTGACGGCAGCCATTGGATAACGCCTGAATTAACAGAAGCAATTAACAAGGTTGCAGTTCAAATTCCGGAATTTTATTTCGGACGTTTTGATATCATGTACAATACTTTTGAAGAATTAGAGCGAGGAGAAAATTTTCAAATAGTAGAACTTAATGGTGCGGCAAGCGAACCTACTCATATTTACGATCCTAAACATTCCGTATGGTTTGCCTGGAAAGAGCTCGCGCGCCATATTACTTATATGTATGAAATAAGTGTAGAGAACCATAAAATGGGAGTTCCTTATTTAGACCATAAAGTAGGAATGCATCAATACAGACTGCATGTGGCGCAAAATAATAAAATCATGAATTTTTAG
- a CDS encoding NRDE family protein — MCTVSFVNNNGVAIITSNRDEKVIRAGAIVPRNYSHNGKKIMYPKDSKAGGTWFAVDENGTVVVLLNGGIIKHTPVLPYRKSRGLIVLDIIENDSPKDFWKQINLENIEPFTLVLYQQKRLYELIWDGFSKRTTKLDETQSYIWSSVTLYPEEIRKERSDWFFEFIKDKNEISAPDMIHFHKNTHTDDAQNGLIINRENIMKTLSVTQVVTEQNKGAMKYYDLVKTKDFSASFIQI, encoded by the coding sequence ATGTGTACAGTAAGTTTTGTAAATAATAACGGAGTTGCCATTATTACTTCAAACCGGGACGAAAAAGTAATTCGGGCCGGTGCAATTGTGCCAAGAAATTACAGTCACAACGGAAAAAAAATTATGTATCCAAAAGATTCAAAAGCGGGAGGAACCTGGTTTGCCGTTGATGAAAATGGAACGGTTGTGGTTTTGTTAAATGGCGGAATTATAAAACACACTCCGGTTCTTCCGTATCGAAAAAGCCGCGGATTAATTGTGCTCGATATTATCGAAAATGATTCTCCCAAAGATTTTTGGAAACAGATTAATCTTGAAAATATAGAACCTTTTACGCTGGTTTTGTATCAGCAAAAAAGACTATACGAATTGATCTGGGATGGTTTCAGTAAAAGAACAACAAAGCTGGATGAAACACAAAGTTACATTTGGTCATCGGTAACTTTATATCCTGAGGAAATTAGAAAAGAACGATCTGATTGGTTTTTTGAATTTATCAAAGATAAAAATGAAATCTCGGCTCCGGATATGATCCATTTTCATAAAAACACTCATACCGACGATGCGCAAAACGGTTTAATTATCAATAGGGAAAATATTATGAAAACCTTAAGTGTAACTCAGGTAGTAACAGAGCAAAATAAAGGTGCCATGAAATATTATGATTTAGTTAAAACCAAAGATTTTTCGGCCTCTTTTATTCAAATTTAA